One genomic window of Solea solea chromosome 12, fSolSol10.1, whole genome shotgun sequence includes the following:
- the incenp gene encoding inner centromere protein A isoform X1, translating into MNSVLSSVRSLMQTFDGKAKEFISDIDNVHVVWLEEIQQEAKRMFSRDFNAEPELMPKTPSQKKNSRRKRVSVGRQEENQTRRRFSKGKRSNLRGSSVKSLNLIAEEEAISEACTSEASPTTLPKRTTRQNQQTEPEVLEDVSYSSHGSCDEVQNTKPELVEEEKLDINNKANHPEVSPDYTCSDAQSPPKMPSPKVVVRISSADRLSAELAKGLEPSPGRTASKITIAEAARRSRRSSVRCSLKLRHSLAGLRHSMTQESIRRASRRSMLKRKTGRTGNSSCSSNITEDLSMDSAEEEDKEVMSDDVPVDTEGAAAAEGSLETEVLNWSAHPSIGRVTRSVAAHSPTLAPPSLFIAEQRVGTPDKRMVVNEKQQTSQSGRKSRRSTKRKAPDTVEESPTKRLSPPKKSHSAMKPHMKSFFHTVQKNQMLMMTPNSLGRSGVVKSFIKNTTPMKTDPKLSIGFVTKERFKLEALKKKQEQEDERMKKMEEDKKRKQDELKRKRDERLRRVFEAKVKEEQREEEKKKKIEQKMAHIDEKNDKRQADEKAKRKVALKRLEELEQKKKLEEEARRKKIQQVEEEKRQQELLAKKKLEEEEQRARKLAEARKALELKREQEREREREQQAAAERERLEKEKALALQRELEKAAREKERRELEEKKRALEEKRKQQEEELRFAAEKAAKEREAAKQREAAAKKQKPAAALNVTVDMEQSVMRTPVGKGGGLNVTVDIEKSPQSYSITPKGGNKPLMKSKNGDDYGMDQNSDDSTDDESAPKKPIPSWAEGPNLQQIIMKQYFNPPDFDSFFGEIEPPRLENIFYKSKPRYFKRTSSAVWHSPPIGSK; encoded by the exons ATGAACTCTGTACTGTCATCGGTGCGTTCTCTCATGCAAACGtttgatggaaaagcaaaggaATTCATCAGTGACATTGATAATGTCCATGTGGTTTGGCTTGAGGAGATCCAACAAGAAGCCAAGCGCATGTTCTCAAG GGATTTCAATGCTGAACCCGAATTGATGCCAAAAACACCATCGCAAAAAAAGAATAGTCGAAGGAAGCGTGTTTCTGTGGGTCGTCAGGAAGAAAATCAAACAAGGCGAAG GTTTTCAAAAGGAAAGCGTAGTAACCTTCGTGGCTCCTCTGTCAAATCGCTAAACCTTATTGCTGAAGAGGAAGCCATTTCTGAGGCTTGTACCTCAGAGGCCAGCCCCACCACACTGCCCAAACGCACTACCCGTCAAAACCAACAGACTGAGCCAGAGGTATTGGAGGATGTGAGCTACTCGTCTCATGGCAGCTGTGACGAGGTGCAAAACACGAAGCCTGAGCTGGTAGAGGAAGAAAAACTGgatataaataacaaagcaaACCATCCAGAAGTATCACCTGATTATACATGTAGTGATGCCCAGTCTCCACCCAAGATGCCCTCACCCAAGGTTGTTGTCAGGATCTCCTCAGCAGACCGCTTGTCTGCTGAGCTCGCCAAGGGTCTGGAACCTTCTCCTGGCCGCACAGCTTCTAAGATCACAATAGCTGAAGCTGCTCGACGCTCTCGCCGGAGCTCTGTGCGGTGCTCCCTCAAGCTACGTCATTCTCTGGCTGGTCTGCGACACAGTATGACACAGGAGTCCATTCGCCGCGCCTCTCGTCGCTCCATGCTCAAGAGGAAGACGGGTCGCACAGGCAACTCTTCATGCAGCAGCAATATCACTG AGGATTTGAGCATGGActctgcagaggaagaggataAGGAagt CATGTCAGACGATGTACCTGTAGACACTGAgggtgctgctgcagcagagggaTCTTTGGAAACGGAAGTG CTTAATTGGAGCGCTCATCCATCTATTGGACGTGTTACCCGCTCTGTGGCtgcacactctcccacactggCTCCCCCATCGCTGTTTATTGCAGAGCAGAGAGTGGGCACACCAGACAAGAGGATGG TTGTAAATGAGAAGCAACAAACCTCCCAGTCGGGCAGAAA GTCTCGTCGAAGTACCAAACGTAAAGCGCCAGACACTGTGGAGGAAAGTCCCACTAAGCGGCTCTCTCCACCcaagaaaagtcatagt gCGATGAAGCCCCACATGAAATCTTTTTTCCACACTGTGCAGAAGAATCAGATGCTAATGATGACTCCAAATTCCCTTGGCCGCTCAGGTGTTGTCAAGTCcttcattaaaaacaccacTCCGATGAAGACTGATCCCAAG TTGAGTATTGGTTTCGTG ACAAAAGAGCGTTTCAAACTGGAAGCACTGAAAAAGAAGCAAGAGCAAGAagatgaaaggatgaaaaaAATGGAGGAGGACAAGAAACGGAAACAAGATGAACTTAAAAG GAAGAGGGATGAGAGGCTAAGACGGGTGTTTGAGGCCAAAGTAAAagaagagcagagggaggaagaaaagaaaaagaagattgAGCAGAAAATGGCACATATCGACGAGAAAAATGATAAG CGACAGGCGGATGAGAAGGCCAAGCGGAAGGTGGCCCTGAAACGTCTGGAGGAGcttgagcagaagaagaagttggAAGAAGAGGCTAGGAGGAAGAAGATTCAGCAAGTG GAGGAAGAGAAGCGGCAGCAGGAGTTACTCGCGAAAAAGAAGCTGGAAGAGGAAGAACAGCGAGCTCGCAAACTGGCTGAAGCTCGCAAAGCACTGGAGCTGAAGAGGGAGCAGGAGCGAGAAAGGGAGCGAGAGCAGCAAGCTGCTGCTGAAAG ggAGCGACTTGAAAAAGAGAAAGCTCTCGCTCTGCAGCGTGAACTGGAGAAGGCTgcgagagagaaggagaggagagaactggaggagaaaaaaagagcactTGAGGAAAAGCGAAAACAG caggaggaggagctgaggttTGCTGCAGAGAAAGCTGCtaaggagagagaggcagcaaaGCAAAGAGAGGCTGCTGCTAAGAAACAG AAACCTGCTGCTGCCCTCAATGTGACTGTGGATATGGAG CAGTCTGTGATGAGAACACCAGTTGGAAAAGGTGGAGGGCTCAATGTGACTGTGGATATCGag AAATCTCCACAGTCGTACTCCATCACTCCAAAGGGTGGCAACAAACCCCTGATGAAGTCCAAAAATGGAGACGATTATGGGATGGACCAAAACAGTGATGACTCTACTGATGATGAGTCTGCCCCAAAGAAACCTATTCCATCCTGGGCAGAAG GTCCCAACCTGCAGCAGATAATTATGAAGCAGTACTTCAACCCTCCTGATTTTGACTCATTCTTTGGAGAAATCGAACCACCAAGACTGGAGAACATCTTTTACAAGAGCAAGCCTCGCTATTTTAAACGCACCAGCTCCGCTGTGTGGCACTCCCCTCCAATTGGATCCAAGTAA
- the incenp gene encoding inner centromere protein A isoform X2, producing MNSVLSSVRSLMQTFDGKAKEFISDIDNVHVVWLEEIQQEAKRMFSRDFNAEPELMPKTPSQKKNSRRKRVSVGRQEENQTRRRFSKGKRSNLRGSSVKSLNLIAEEEAISEACTSEASPTTLPKRTTRQNQQTEPEVLEDVSYSSHGSCDEVQNTKPELVEEEKLDINNKANHPEVSPDYTCSDAQSPPKMPSPKVVVRISSADRLSAELAKGLEPSPGRTASKITIAEAARRSRRSSVRCSLKLRHSLAGLRHSMTQESIRRASRRSMLKRKTGRTGNSSCSSNITEDLSMDSAEEEDKEVMSDDVPVDTEGAAAAEGSLETEVLNWSAHPSIGRVTRSVAAHSPTLAPPSLFIAEQRVGTPDKRMVVNEKQQTSQSGRKSRRSTKRKAPDTVEESPTKRLSPPKKSHSAMKPHMKSFFHTVQKNQMLMMTPNSLGRSGVVKSFIKNTTPMKTDPKLSIGFVTKERFKLEALKKKQEQEDERMKKMEEDKKRKQDELKRKRDERLRRVFEAKVKEEQREEEKKKKIEQKMAHIDEKNDKRQADEKAKRKVALKRLEELEQKKKLEEEARRKKIQQVEEEKRQQELLAKKKLEEEEQRARKLAEARKALELKREQEREREREQQAAAERERLEKEKALALQRELEKAAREKERRELEEKKRALEEKRKQQEEELRFAAEKAAKEREAAKQREAAAKKQKPAAALNVTVDMESVMRTPVGKGGGLNVTVDIEKSPQSYSITPKGGNKPLMKSKNGDDYGMDQNSDDSTDDESAPKKPIPSWAEGPNLQQIIMKQYFNPPDFDSFFGEIEPPRLENIFYKSKPRYFKRTSSAVWHSPPIGSK from the exons ATGAACTCTGTACTGTCATCGGTGCGTTCTCTCATGCAAACGtttgatggaaaagcaaaggaATTCATCAGTGACATTGATAATGTCCATGTGGTTTGGCTTGAGGAGATCCAACAAGAAGCCAAGCGCATGTTCTCAAG GGATTTCAATGCTGAACCCGAATTGATGCCAAAAACACCATCGCAAAAAAAGAATAGTCGAAGGAAGCGTGTTTCTGTGGGTCGTCAGGAAGAAAATCAAACAAGGCGAAG GTTTTCAAAAGGAAAGCGTAGTAACCTTCGTGGCTCCTCTGTCAAATCGCTAAACCTTATTGCTGAAGAGGAAGCCATTTCTGAGGCTTGTACCTCAGAGGCCAGCCCCACCACACTGCCCAAACGCACTACCCGTCAAAACCAACAGACTGAGCCAGAGGTATTGGAGGATGTGAGCTACTCGTCTCATGGCAGCTGTGACGAGGTGCAAAACACGAAGCCTGAGCTGGTAGAGGAAGAAAAACTGgatataaataacaaagcaaACCATCCAGAAGTATCACCTGATTATACATGTAGTGATGCCCAGTCTCCACCCAAGATGCCCTCACCCAAGGTTGTTGTCAGGATCTCCTCAGCAGACCGCTTGTCTGCTGAGCTCGCCAAGGGTCTGGAACCTTCTCCTGGCCGCACAGCTTCTAAGATCACAATAGCTGAAGCTGCTCGACGCTCTCGCCGGAGCTCTGTGCGGTGCTCCCTCAAGCTACGTCATTCTCTGGCTGGTCTGCGACACAGTATGACACAGGAGTCCATTCGCCGCGCCTCTCGTCGCTCCATGCTCAAGAGGAAGACGGGTCGCACAGGCAACTCTTCATGCAGCAGCAATATCACTG AGGATTTGAGCATGGActctgcagaggaagaggataAGGAagt CATGTCAGACGATGTACCTGTAGACACTGAgggtgctgctgcagcagagggaTCTTTGGAAACGGAAGTG CTTAATTGGAGCGCTCATCCATCTATTGGACGTGTTACCCGCTCTGTGGCtgcacactctcccacactggCTCCCCCATCGCTGTTTATTGCAGAGCAGAGAGTGGGCACACCAGACAAGAGGATGG TTGTAAATGAGAAGCAACAAACCTCCCAGTCGGGCAGAAA GTCTCGTCGAAGTACCAAACGTAAAGCGCCAGACACTGTGGAGGAAAGTCCCACTAAGCGGCTCTCTCCACCcaagaaaagtcatagt gCGATGAAGCCCCACATGAAATCTTTTTTCCACACTGTGCAGAAGAATCAGATGCTAATGATGACTCCAAATTCCCTTGGCCGCTCAGGTGTTGTCAAGTCcttcattaaaaacaccacTCCGATGAAGACTGATCCCAAG TTGAGTATTGGTTTCGTG ACAAAAGAGCGTTTCAAACTGGAAGCACTGAAAAAGAAGCAAGAGCAAGAagatgaaaggatgaaaaaAATGGAGGAGGACAAGAAACGGAAACAAGATGAACTTAAAAG GAAGAGGGATGAGAGGCTAAGACGGGTGTTTGAGGCCAAAGTAAAagaagagcagagggaggaagaaaagaaaaagaagattgAGCAGAAAATGGCACATATCGACGAGAAAAATGATAAG CGACAGGCGGATGAGAAGGCCAAGCGGAAGGTGGCCCTGAAACGTCTGGAGGAGcttgagcagaagaagaagttggAAGAAGAGGCTAGGAGGAAGAAGATTCAGCAAGTG GAGGAAGAGAAGCGGCAGCAGGAGTTACTCGCGAAAAAGAAGCTGGAAGAGGAAGAACAGCGAGCTCGCAAACTGGCTGAAGCTCGCAAAGCACTGGAGCTGAAGAGGGAGCAGGAGCGAGAAAGGGAGCGAGAGCAGCAAGCTGCTGCTGAAAG ggAGCGACTTGAAAAAGAGAAAGCTCTCGCTCTGCAGCGTGAACTGGAGAAGGCTgcgagagagaaggagaggagagaactggaggagaaaaaaagagcactTGAGGAAAAGCGAAAACAG caggaggaggagctgaggttTGCTGCAGAGAAAGCTGCtaaggagagagaggcagcaaaGCAAAGAGAGGCTGCTGCTAAGAAACAG AAACCTGCTGCTGCCCTCAATGTGACTGTGGATATGGAG TCTGTGATGAGAACACCAGTTGGAAAAGGTGGAGGGCTCAATGTGACTGTGGATATCGag AAATCTCCACAGTCGTACTCCATCACTCCAAAGGGTGGCAACAAACCCCTGATGAAGTCCAAAAATGGAGACGATTATGGGATGGACCAAAACAGTGATGACTCTACTGATGATGAGTCTGCCCCAAAGAAACCTATTCCATCCTGGGCAGAAG GTCCCAACCTGCAGCAGATAATTATGAAGCAGTACTTCAACCCTCCTGATTTTGACTCATTCTTTGGAGAAATCGAACCACCAAGACTGGAGAACATCTTTTACAAGAGCAAGCCTCGCTATTTTAAACGCACCAGCTCCGCTGTGTGGCACTCCCCTCCAATTGGATCCAAGTAA
- the fth1b gene encoding ferritin, heavy polypeptide 1b, which produces MSSQVRQNFHQDCEAAVNRQINLELYASYVYLSMAYYFERDDKSLPNFAKFFHTQSREEREHADKLMNLQNKRGGRIFLQEISKPDRDEWGSGLEALECALQLEKSVNQSLLDLHKTATEHSDSHTCYFIETEFLDEQVKSIKQLTDWISNLRRMGADHSGMAEYLFDKYTMAKERR; this is translated from the exons ATGAGTTCACAGGTTCGACAGAACTTCCACCAGGACTGTGAGGCTGCCGTTAACAGACAGATCAACCTGGAGCTGTACGCCTCATATGTGTATCTCTCTATG GCTTACTACTTTGAAAGGGACGATAAATCCCTGCCAAATTTTGCAAAGTTCTTCCACACTCAGTCCAGAGAGGAGCGAGAGCATGCAGACAAGCTGATGAATCTGCAGAATAAGAGGGGAGGCAGGATTTTTCTGCAGGAGATCAGC AAACCAGATAGAGATGAGTGGGGGAGCGGCTTGGAGGCTTTAGAGTGTGCTCTGCAGCTGGAGAAAAGTGTTAACCAATCACTGCTGGACCTGCATAAGACAGCGACTGAACACAGTGATTCTCAT ACGTGTTACTTCATAGAAACAGAGTTTCTGGATGAGCAGGTAAAATCTATCAAACAACTCACTGACTGGATCTCAAACCTGCGACGCATGGGAGCCGATCACTCTGGCATGGCCGAGTACCTCTTTGACAAATACACCATGGCTAAAGAGAGGAGATAA
- the incenp gene encoding inner centromere protein A isoform X3, translating into MNSVLSSVRSLMQTFDGKAKEFISDIDNVHVVWLEEIQQEAKRMFSRDFNAEPELMPKTPSQKKNSRRKRVSVGRQEENQTRRRFSKGKRSNLRGSSVKSLNLIAEEEAISEACTSEASPTTLPKRTTRQNQQTEPEVLEDVSYSSHGSCDEVQNTKPELVEEEKLDINNKANHPEVSPDYTCSDAQSPPKMPSPKVVVRISSADRLSAELAKGLEPSPGRTASKITIAEAARRSRRSSVRCSLKLRHSLAGLRHSMTQESIRRASRRSMLKRKTGRTGNSSCSSNITEDLSMDSAEEEDKEVMSDDVPVDTEGAAAAEGSLETEVLNWSAHPSIGRVTRSVAAHSPTLAPPSLFIAEQRVGTPDKRMVVNEKQQTSQSGRKSRRSTKRKAPDTVEESPTKRLSPPKKSHSAMKPHMKSFFHTVQKNQMLMMTPNSLGRSGVVKSFIKNTTPMKTDPKTKERFKLEALKKKQEQEDERMKKMEEDKKRKQDELKRKRDERLRRVFEAKVKEEQREEEKKKKIEQKMAHIDEKNDKRQADEKAKRKVALKRLEELEQKKKLEEEARRKKIQQVEEEKRQQELLAKKKLEEEEQRARKLAEARKALELKREQEREREREQQAAAERERLEKEKALALQRELEKAAREKERRELEEKKRALEEKRKQQEEELRFAAEKAAKEREAAKQREAAAKKQKPAAALNVTVDMEQSVMRTPVGKGGGLNVTVDIEKSPQSYSITPKGGNKPLMKSKNGDDYGMDQNSDDSTDDESAPKKPIPSWAEGPNLQQIIMKQYFNPPDFDSFFGEIEPPRLENIFYKSKPRYFKRTSSAVWHSPPIGSK; encoded by the exons ATGAACTCTGTACTGTCATCGGTGCGTTCTCTCATGCAAACGtttgatggaaaagcaaaggaATTCATCAGTGACATTGATAATGTCCATGTGGTTTGGCTTGAGGAGATCCAACAAGAAGCCAAGCGCATGTTCTCAAG GGATTTCAATGCTGAACCCGAATTGATGCCAAAAACACCATCGCAAAAAAAGAATAGTCGAAGGAAGCGTGTTTCTGTGGGTCGTCAGGAAGAAAATCAAACAAGGCGAAG GTTTTCAAAAGGAAAGCGTAGTAACCTTCGTGGCTCCTCTGTCAAATCGCTAAACCTTATTGCTGAAGAGGAAGCCATTTCTGAGGCTTGTACCTCAGAGGCCAGCCCCACCACACTGCCCAAACGCACTACCCGTCAAAACCAACAGACTGAGCCAGAGGTATTGGAGGATGTGAGCTACTCGTCTCATGGCAGCTGTGACGAGGTGCAAAACACGAAGCCTGAGCTGGTAGAGGAAGAAAAACTGgatataaataacaaagcaaACCATCCAGAAGTATCACCTGATTATACATGTAGTGATGCCCAGTCTCCACCCAAGATGCCCTCACCCAAGGTTGTTGTCAGGATCTCCTCAGCAGACCGCTTGTCTGCTGAGCTCGCCAAGGGTCTGGAACCTTCTCCTGGCCGCACAGCTTCTAAGATCACAATAGCTGAAGCTGCTCGACGCTCTCGCCGGAGCTCTGTGCGGTGCTCCCTCAAGCTACGTCATTCTCTGGCTGGTCTGCGACACAGTATGACACAGGAGTCCATTCGCCGCGCCTCTCGTCGCTCCATGCTCAAGAGGAAGACGGGTCGCACAGGCAACTCTTCATGCAGCAGCAATATCACTG AGGATTTGAGCATGGActctgcagaggaagaggataAGGAagt CATGTCAGACGATGTACCTGTAGACACTGAgggtgctgctgcagcagagggaTCTTTGGAAACGGAAGTG CTTAATTGGAGCGCTCATCCATCTATTGGACGTGTTACCCGCTCTGTGGCtgcacactctcccacactggCTCCCCCATCGCTGTTTATTGCAGAGCAGAGAGTGGGCACACCAGACAAGAGGATGG TTGTAAATGAGAAGCAACAAACCTCCCAGTCGGGCAGAAA GTCTCGTCGAAGTACCAAACGTAAAGCGCCAGACACTGTGGAGGAAAGTCCCACTAAGCGGCTCTCTCCACCcaagaaaagtcatagt gCGATGAAGCCCCACATGAAATCTTTTTTCCACACTGTGCAGAAGAATCAGATGCTAATGATGACTCCAAATTCCCTTGGCCGCTCAGGTGTTGTCAAGTCcttcattaaaaacaccacTCCGATGAAGACTGATCCCAAG ACAAAAGAGCGTTTCAAACTGGAAGCACTGAAAAAGAAGCAAGAGCAAGAagatgaaaggatgaaaaaAATGGAGGAGGACAAGAAACGGAAACAAGATGAACTTAAAAG GAAGAGGGATGAGAGGCTAAGACGGGTGTTTGAGGCCAAAGTAAAagaagagcagagggaggaagaaaagaaaaagaagattgAGCAGAAAATGGCACATATCGACGAGAAAAATGATAAG CGACAGGCGGATGAGAAGGCCAAGCGGAAGGTGGCCCTGAAACGTCTGGAGGAGcttgagcagaagaagaagttggAAGAAGAGGCTAGGAGGAAGAAGATTCAGCAAGTG GAGGAAGAGAAGCGGCAGCAGGAGTTACTCGCGAAAAAGAAGCTGGAAGAGGAAGAACAGCGAGCTCGCAAACTGGCTGAAGCTCGCAAAGCACTGGAGCTGAAGAGGGAGCAGGAGCGAGAAAGGGAGCGAGAGCAGCAAGCTGCTGCTGAAAG ggAGCGACTTGAAAAAGAGAAAGCTCTCGCTCTGCAGCGTGAACTGGAGAAGGCTgcgagagagaaggagaggagagaactggaggagaaaaaaagagcactTGAGGAAAAGCGAAAACAG caggaggaggagctgaggttTGCTGCAGAGAAAGCTGCtaaggagagagaggcagcaaaGCAAAGAGAGGCTGCTGCTAAGAAACAG AAACCTGCTGCTGCCCTCAATGTGACTGTGGATATGGAG CAGTCTGTGATGAGAACACCAGTTGGAAAAGGTGGAGGGCTCAATGTGACTGTGGATATCGag AAATCTCCACAGTCGTACTCCATCACTCCAAAGGGTGGCAACAAACCCCTGATGAAGTCCAAAAATGGAGACGATTATGGGATGGACCAAAACAGTGATGACTCTACTGATGATGAGTCTGCCCCAAAGAAACCTATTCCATCCTGGGCAGAAG GTCCCAACCTGCAGCAGATAATTATGAAGCAGTACTTCAACCCTCCTGATTTTGACTCATTCTTTGGAGAAATCGAACCACCAAGACTGGAGAACATCTTTTACAAGAGCAAGCCTCGCTATTTTAAACGCACCAGCTCCGCTGTGTGGCACTCCCCTCCAATTGGATCCAAGTAA